From one Mycobacterium colombiense CECT 3035 genomic stretch:
- a CDS encoding TauD/TfdA dioxygenase family protein has translation MSLLTITKLTDSVGAEVAGLEPAALATDDSVGEAVLDALEDNGVLVFRGLRLDPAAQVGFCRRLGEIDHSSDGHHPVPGIYPITLDKSKNASAAYLKATFDWHIDGCTPLGDECPQKATVLSAVQVAEWGGETEFASSYAAYDALSDEEKQRFGTLRVVHSLEASQRRVYPDPSPELVQRWRSRRTHEHPLVWTHRSGRKSLVLGASADYVVGMDLDEGRALLDSLLDRATVPDKVYSHNWSIGDTVIWDNRGVLHRAAPYDPDSQREMLRTTVLGDEPIQ, from the coding sequence ATGAGTCTGCTCACCATCACCAAGCTCACCGACTCCGTCGGTGCCGAAGTAGCGGGCCTTGAGCCGGCCGCGCTGGCAACCGACGACTCGGTCGGCGAAGCGGTGCTGGATGCGTTGGAAGACAACGGGGTCCTGGTCTTTCGCGGCCTGCGGCTCGACCCGGCGGCCCAGGTCGGCTTCTGCCGTCGCCTCGGCGAGATCGACCACTCCTCCGATGGTCACCACCCGGTGCCCGGCATCTACCCGATCACGCTGGACAAGTCGAAGAACGCCTCGGCCGCCTATCTCAAGGCCACCTTCGACTGGCACATCGACGGCTGCACACCGTTGGGCGACGAATGCCCGCAGAAGGCCACCGTGTTGTCGGCGGTACAGGTCGCCGAATGGGGCGGCGAAACCGAATTCGCCAGCTCGTACGCGGCCTATGACGCCCTGAGCGACGAGGAGAAACAGCGGTTCGGCACCCTGCGGGTGGTGCACTCGCTGGAGGCGTCCCAGCGCCGCGTCTACCCCGACCCGTCGCCAGAACTGGTGCAGCGCTGGCGATCTCGCCGCACCCACGAGCACCCCCTGGTGTGGACGCACCGCAGCGGCCGAAAGTCGCTGGTGCTGGGCGCCTCCGCGGACTACGTCGTCGGCATGGATCTCGATGAGGGACGCGCCCTGCTCGACAGCCTGCTCGACCGAGCGACGGTGCCCGACAAGGTCTACAGCCACAACTGGTCGATCGGCGACACCGTCATCTGGGACAACCGTGGGGTGCTGCACCGCGCCGCCCCGTACGATCCGGATTCGCAGCGCGAAATGCTGCGCACCACCGTGCTCGGCGACGAACCGATCCAGTGA
- a CDS encoding carboxymuconolactone decarboxylase family protein, which produces MTAADQHPLRLPPLPAGEWDERTRAALASLIPAERANPVGAGNVLSTMVRHPDLTAAYLPFNAYLLTRSTLTPRVREVALLRVVHRANCGYLWSHHIPIALRAGLTESEVDDIRSGRCADETDQAVVRAVDDLIADSTIGQATWDLLGELFTEQQCMDLTFTIGGYLLLALAVNTFGIEEEQG; this is translated from the coding sequence ATGACCGCAGCCGACCAGCATCCGCTGCGCCTGCCACCGTTGCCCGCCGGCGAGTGGGACGAGCGCACCCGGGCGGCCCTGGCGTCGCTGATCCCGGCCGAGCGAGCGAATCCCGTTGGCGCGGGCAATGTTTTGTCGACGATGGTCCGCCATCCCGACCTGACCGCGGCCTACCTACCGTTCAACGCCTACCTGCTCACCCGATCGACTTTGACGCCCCGGGTGCGCGAAGTCGCGTTGCTGCGCGTGGTGCACCGCGCAAATTGCGGATACCTGTGGTCCCACCACATTCCGATCGCTCTGCGCGCCGGCCTGACCGAATCCGAGGTCGACGACATCCGCTCGGGGCGCTGCGCCGATGAGACCGATCAGGCCGTGGTGCGGGCCGTCGACGATCTCATCGCTGACAGCACGATCGGCCAGGCGACCTGGGACCTGCTGGGCGAGTTGTTCACGGAGCAGCAATGCATGGATCTGACGTTCACCATCGGCGGCTACCTCTTGCTGGCGCTGGCCGTCAATACGTTCGGCATCGAGGAAGAGCAGGGGTAG
- a CDS encoding ferredoxin: MRPVVNLDRCEGNAYCVNIAPDVFRLDDDDYAVVIADPVPAEQEALVERAIAECPRAALSRED, encoded by the coding sequence ATGCGGCCGGTAGTGAACCTCGATCGGTGTGAAGGCAACGCCTACTGCGTGAACATCGCGCCGGATGTTTTCCGGCTCGACGATGACGACTACGCGGTGGTCATCGCCGATCCGGTCCCCGCCGAACAGGAGGCGCTGGTCGAGCGGGCCATCGCCGAGTGCCCGCGCGCCGCCTTGTCCCGCGAGGACTAG
- the eno gene encoding phosphopyruvate hydratase codes for MMKIASVIARQLLDCKARPLLEVEITTDTGVVGRGASPTGSSVGSHEAFVLRDGDRTHYNGLGVHRAIAAVADEIAPALIGAELDDPRSLDRVMIDLDGTPDKRRLGGNAIYSTSIALLRAAAAAAGTPTYTYLGALLGLEPPATVPVPSFNMINGGHYGDVYQTFSEFLVVPYRADSIEAAVEKGVSLFETLGEVLTERLGRAPMLASSYGYVAPSGDPRVVLEVLAEAVERAGCADIMAFALDCASSEVYDTDSATYAFNGERVTAEALIDYARALSQEFPMLFIEDLLDGDDWAGFAKAVQAVHRSIILGDDLIVTNRARLQRAVETSAVDGFILKPNQVGTIAEALDCFEYATQNDVLAIPSGRSGGVIDDVVMDLAVGLGAPFQKNGAPRSGERIAKLNFLLRAAEGIPDCALADVAALARF; via the coding sequence ATGATGAAGATCGCATCCGTCATCGCGCGCCAGCTGCTGGACTGCAAAGCACGGCCCCTGCTCGAGGTCGAAATCACCACGGACACCGGCGTTGTCGGCCGCGGAGCCTCGCCGACCGGCAGCTCGGTGGGTTCGCATGAGGCGTTCGTGCTGCGCGACGGCGACCGCACCCACTACAACGGGCTCGGCGTGCACCGCGCCATCGCCGCGGTGGCCGACGAAATCGCCCCGGCCCTCATCGGCGCCGAACTCGACGATCCGCGCTCCCTGGACCGGGTCATGATCGACCTCGACGGCACCCCGGACAAGCGCCGGCTCGGCGGCAACGCGATCTACTCCACCTCGATCGCGCTGCTGCGGGCGGCCGCCGCCGCGGCCGGCACGCCCACCTACACCTACCTCGGCGCGCTGCTCGGGCTCGAGCCACCGGCGACCGTCCCGGTGCCCAGCTTCAACATGATCAACGGTGGCCACTACGGCGATGTCTACCAGACGTTCAGCGAGTTCCTCGTCGTGCCCTATCGCGCGGACTCGATCGAAGCCGCGGTCGAAAAAGGGGTGAGCCTGTTCGAGACGCTCGGCGAGGTGCTCACCGAACGGCTCGGCCGCGCGCCGATGCTGGCGTCCTCGTATGGATACGTCGCGCCGTCCGGCGACCCGCGCGTGGTCCTGGAGGTGCTGGCCGAGGCCGTCGAGCGCGCCGGCTGCGCCGACATCATGGCGTTCGCGCTGGACTGCGCGTCCAGCGAGGTCTACGACACCGACTCCGCGACATACGCGTTCAACGGCGAACGGGTGACGGCGGAGGCGTTGATCGACTACGCCCGGGCGCTCTCGCAGGAGTTCCCGATGCTGTTCATCGAAGACCTGCTGGACGGGGACGACTGGGCCGGGTTCGCCAAAGCGGTGCAGGCGGTGCACCGTTCCATCATTCTCGGCGACGACCTGATCGTCACCAACCGCGCCCGCTTGCAGCGGGCCGTCGAGACGTCCGCCGTGGACGGTTTCATCCTGAAGCCCAACCAGGTCGGAACCATCGCCGAAGCCCTGGACTGCTTCGAATACGCCACGCAGAACGATGTTTTGGCGATCCCGTCCGGCCGCTCCGGCGGGGTCATCGACGACGTGGTGATGGACCTGGCGGTGGGGCTGGGGGCACCGTTTCAGAAGAACGGCGCACCGCGTTCGGGCGAGCGCATCGCGAAGCTCAACTTTCTGCTGCGCGCGGCCGAAGGCATCCCGGACTGTGCGCTGGCCGACGTCGCGGCGCTGGCGCGGTTCTGA